One window of Heptranchias perlo isolate sHepPer1 chromosome 15, sHepPer1.hap1, whole genome shotgun sequence genomic DNA carries:
- the commd5 gene encoding COMM domain-containing protein 5 isoform X1 encodes MSHRSCFLGARIPLEVDLMVKQLKDLDKDIFRKIIKAVVNSLEGKDSKESVRSITETESLSEEQLSYILAGMYTLLREALRLPQSSLKQEVFKEDLRDLRIPEEFVSDFANVVFGNRRSVLEAAALQQANRLPSIQDFRWRVDVAISSSSLTRALQPAILMQLKLSNGDTHRFEVPVAKFQELRYNVALILKEINDLEKRSILKIQD; translated from the exons ATGTCCCACAGAAGCTGTTTCCTTGGAGCCAGGATACCATTGGAAGTAGACTTGATGGTGAAACAGCTGAAGGATTTAGACAAAGATATCTTCAGAAAAATAATCAAAG CGGTCGTGAACTCGCTGGAAGGAAAAGACTCCAAAGAGTCTGTGAGGAGCATCACCGAGACTGAGAGCCTATCTGAGGAGCAACTAAGTTATATCCTAGCAGGCATGTACACGCTGCTCAGAGAAGCTCTGCGGCTACCACAGTCTTCCCTCAAACAAGAG GTTTTTAAGGAAGATCTAAGGGACCTCAG GATTCCAGAGGAATTTGTTTCTGACTTTGCCAATGTTGTGTTCGGTAACAG ACGGTCAGTATTGGAAGCTGCAGCCTTGCAACAAGCGAATCGATTGCCAAGCATTCAAGATTTCAGATGGCGAGTTGATGTGGCTATTTCTTCCAg TTCTTTGACCCGTGCGCTGCAGCCCGCTATACTGATGCAGTTAAAACTGTCGAACGGTGACACTCATCGTTTTGAA GTACCAGTTGCGAAGTTCCAGGAGTTGAGGTACAATGTCGCTCTAATCCTGAAGGAAATAAATGATTTGGAAAAAAGAAGCATTCTCAAAATTCAAGATTAG
- the commd5 gene encoding COMM domain-containing protein 5 isoform X2, with the protein MSHRSCFLGARIPLEVDLMVKQLKDLDKDIFRKIIKAVVNSLEGKDSKESVRSITETESLSEEQLSYILAGMYTLLREALRLPQSSLKQEVFKEDLRDLRRSVLEAAALQQANRLPSIQDFRWRVDVAISSSSLTRALQPAILMQLKLSNGDTHRFEVPVAKFQELRYNVALILKEINDLEKRSILKIQD; encoded by the exons ATGTCCCACAGAAGCTGTTTCCTTGGAGCCAGGATACCATTGGAAGTAGACTTGATGGTGAAACAGCTGAAGGATTTAGACAAAGATATCTTCAGAAAAATAATCAAAG CGGTCGTGAACTCGCTGGAAGGAAAAGACTCCAAAGAGTCTGTGAGGAGCATCACCGAGACTGAGAGCCTATCTGAGGAGCAACTAAGTTATATCCTAGCAGGCATGTACACGCTGCTCAGAGAAGCTCTGCGGCTACCACAGTCTTCCCTCAAACAAGAG GTTTTTAAGGAAGATCTAAGGGACCTCAG ACGGTCAGTATTGGAAGCTGCAGCCTTGCAACAAGCGAATCGATTGCCAAGCATTCAAGATTTCAGATGGCGAGTTGATGTGGCTATTTCTTCCAg TTCTTTGACCCGTGCGCTGCAGCCCGCTATACTGATGCAGTTAAAACTGTCGAACGGTGACACTCATCGTTTTGAA GTACCAGTTGCGAAGTTCCAGGAGTTGAGGTACAATGTCGCTCTAATCCTGAAGGAAATAAATGATTTGGAAAAAAGAAGCATTCTCAAAATTCAAGATTAG